DNA sequence from the Acidobacteriota bacterium genome:
ACGAGGACCTGCTCCGCATCTTCTGGGAAAGCCACGACCCGACGCAGGGCATGCGCCAGGGGAACGACGTCGGCACCCAGTACCGCTCCGGCATCTACGCCTGCTCCAGGAAGCAGCGACAGGCGGCGAAGGCCTCGCTGGCGGCGTACCGGGAGCGGCTAGCCGCCGCCGGCTACGGCCCGATCACGACCGAGATCCTCGACGCTCCCGACTTCTACTTCGCCGAGGACTATCACCAGCAGTACCTGGCCAAGAACCCCGGCGGCTACTGCGGCCTGGGCGGCACCGGCGTGACCTGCCCCGTCGGTACCGAGGTGGCCGTCGAGCAGGCGGTCTGAGATCACACACAGGAGGCACAGCAATGGCGGATACCACGGTCGGCATCACCCGCGGTCTCGGCTGGCTGCTCTTCCTCGCCGGTGTGCTGGCGCTGGGCGGCGTCGCGATCTACGCCCTCGTCATCGACGACGGGGCGCCGCTCTACATCAAGCTGGGCGTCGGCGCTCTGTACGGCGGCCTGGCTCTGCTGCTGCTTTCCGTACTCCGGCAGCAGTTGATCGCCCGCAAGACGGACAAGTACAAGGACGTGCAGCGATGAGGGCCCCTGAATGCTGATTGCAACCACCGAGACGATCGCCGGACACGACATCACGCAGACGCTGGGACTGGTGCGCGGCAACACGATCCGCGCTCGCCACGTAGGCAGGGACATCACCGCGGCGCTCCGCAACCTGGTCGGCGGCGAGG
Encoded proteins:
- the msrA gene encoding peptide-methionine (S)-S-oxide reductase MsrA; translated protein: MSWFFNKARMPEPGEALPGRADTMPVAPRHYVLDAPIAPPYPEGNELAMFGLGCFWGAERKFWEAPGVITTAVGYAAGATPNPTYQEVCSGLTGHNEVVRVVFDPERISYEDLLRIFWESHDPTQGMRQGNDVGTQYRSGIYACSRKQRQAAKASLAAYRERLAAAGYGPITTEILDAPDFYFAEDYHQQYLAKNPGGYCGLGGTGVTCPVGTEVAVEQAV